The Lactuca sativa cultivar Salinas chromosome 2, Lsat_Salinas_v11, whole genome shotgun sequence genome includes a window with the following:
- the LOC111920044 gene encoding transcription factor MYB16 isoform X1, with product MGRSPCCDKVGLKKGPWTPEEDEKLLAYIQEHGHGSWRALPSKAETVFLLMIFKKITHTTGLQRCGKSCRLRWINYLRPDIKRGKFTLQEEQTIIQLHALLGNRWSAIATHLSKRTDNEIKNYWNTHLKKRLIKMGIDPVSHKPKNDTLLSNDGHFKSTANLSHMAQWESARLEAEARLVKQSKVCSLNSTFGPPSSSMHLDIHNNNKAWNGILDNGNGIGDSESSSSTLSTNRLKDNPTSFYELVVGGSNSNEDSLHEEYEVVPEYKDEKNGMGQGVNDMTIPTIDNTWTTEPLQSSNDNDQHVPNGNFLEHFTDLLLCSKNSFTDRCSLITRSDNNSDIDLVCNDKNDRPTHQIIDDCYEDKNKIYWDNILNMANASPSNPLMF from the exons ATGGGAAGATCGCCGTGCTGTGATAAGGTGGGGTTGAAGAAAGGACCATGGACTCCTGAAGAAGATGAGAAGCTCTTGGCTTACATTCAAGAACATGGTCATGGAAGCTGGAGAGCTTTGCCTTCAAAAGCTG AAACTGTGTTCTTGCTTATGATATTCAAGAAAATTACACATACTACAGGGCTGCAAAGATGTGGGAAAAGTTGCAGGTTGAGGTGGATAAACTATCTTAGACCTGATATAAAGAGAGGAAAATTCACTCTTCAAGAAGAACAGACCATAATTCAGCTTCATGCTCTGTTGGGTAACag ATGGTCGGCCATTGCCACTCACTTATCAAAAAGAACGGATAATGAAATCAAGAATTACTGGAATACCCATCTCAAAAAACGGCTGATAAAAATGGGGATTGATCCTGTTAGCCACAAGCCCAAAAACGATACCCTTTTGTCCAACGATGGTCATTTCAAGAGCACAGCTAATTTGAGCCACATGGCTCAGTGGGAGAGTGCAAGGCTCGAAGCTGAAGCCAGATTGGTGaaacaatcaaaggtatgttcACTCAACTCTACATTTGGGCCACCTTCGAGCTCGATGCACCTTGatatacataataataataaggcCTGGAATGGAATTCTTGATAACGGGAATGGAATTGGAGATTCGGAATCATCATCATCCACACTTTCTACCAACAGACTCAAAGATAACCCCACAAGTTTTTACGAGTTAGTTGTTGGGGGTAGCAATAGCAATGAGGACAGTTTACATGAAGAATACGAGGTAGTTCCGGAATACAAAGATGAGAAGAATGGAATGGGTCAAGGAGTTAATGACATGACCATACCTACCATAGATAACACATGGACGACTGAGCCATTGCAATCAAGCAACGATAATGACCAACATGTGCCGAATGGAAATTTCTTGGAACATTTTACGGATCTTTTGTTATGCAGTAAGAACAGCTTCACTGATCGTTGCAGTTTAATAACCAGATCTGACAACAATTCAGATATTGATCTTGTTTGCAATGACAAAAACGATAGACCTACTCATCAAATTATCGATGACTGTTATGAAGACAAGAACAAGATTTATTGGGATAACATTCTTAATATGGCAAATGCTTCACCATCTAATCCTCTTATGTTTTAG
- the LOC111920044 gene encoding transcription factor MYB16 isoform X2, whose amino-acid sequence MGRSPCCDKVGLKKGPWTPEEDEKLLAYIQEHGHGSWRALPSKAGLQRCGKSCRLRWINYLRPDIKRGKFTLQEEQTIIQLHALLGNRWSAIATHLSKRTDNEIKNYWNTHLKKRLIKMGIDPVSHKPKNDTLLSNDGHFKSTANLSHMAQWESARLEAEARLVKQSKVCSLNSTFGPPSSSMHLDIHNNNKAWNGILDNGNGIGDSESSSSTLSTNRLKDNPTSFYELVVGGSNSNEDSLHEEYEVVPEYKDEKNGMGQGVNDMTIPTIDNTWTTEPLQSSNDNDQHVPNGNFLEHFTDLLLCSKNSFTDRCSLITRSDNNSDIDLVCNDKNDRPTHQIIDDCYEDKNKIYWDNILNMANASPSNPLMF is encoded by the exons ATGGGAAGATCGCCGTGCTGTGATAAGGTGGGGTTGAAGAAAGGACCATGGACTCCTGAAGAAGATGAGAAGCTCTTGGCTTACATTCAAGAACATGGTCATGGAAGCTGGAGAGCTTTGCCTTCAAAAGCTG GGCTGCAAAGATGTGGGAAAAGTTGCAGGTTGAGGTGGATAAACTATCTTAGACCTGATATAAAGAGAGGAAAATTCACTCTTCAAGAAGAACAGACCATAATTCAGCTTCATGCTCTGTTGGGTAACag ATGGTCGGCCATTGCCACTCACTTATCAAAAAGAACGGATAATGAAATCAAGAATTACTGGAATACCCATCTCAAAAAACGGCTGATAAAAATGGGGATTGATCCTGTTAGCCACAAGCCCAAAAACGATACCCTTTTGTCCAACGATGGTCATTTCAAGAGCACAGCTAATTTGAGCCACATGGCTCAGTGGGAGAGTGCAAGGCTCGAAGCTGAAGCCAGATTGGTGaaacaatcaaaggtatgttcACTCAACTCTACATTTGGGCCACCTTCGAGCTCGATGCACCTTGatatacataataataataaggcCTGGAATGGAATTCTTGATAACGGGAATGGAATTGGAGATTCGGAATCATCATCATCCACACTTTCTACCAACAGACTCAAAGATAACCCCACAAGTTTTTACGAGTTAGTTGTTGGGGGTAGCAATAGCAATGAGGACAGTTTACATGAAGAATACGAGGTAGTTCCGGAATACAAAGATGAGAAGAATGGAATGGGTCAAGGAGTTAATGACATGACCATACCTACCATAGATAACACATGGACGACTGAGCCATTGCAATCAAGCAACGATAATGACCAACATGTGCCGAATGGAAATTTCTTGGAACATTTTACGGATCTTTTGTTATGCAGTAAGAACAGCTTCACTGATCGTTGCAGTTTAATAACCAGATCTGACAACAATTCAGATATTGATCTTGTTTGCAATGACAAAAACGATAGACCTACTCATCAAATTATCGATGACTGTTATGAAGACAAGAACAAGATTTATTGGGATAACATTCTTAATATGGCAAATGCTTCACCATCTAATCCTCTTATGTTTTAG
- the LOC111920044 gene encoding transcription factor MYB16 isoform X3 yields the protein MRSSWLTFKNMVMEAGELCLQKLKITHTTGLQRCGKSCRLRWINYLRPDIKRGKFTLQEEQTIIQLHALLGNRWSAIATHLSKRTDNEIKNYWNTHLKKRLIKMGIDPVSHKPKNDTLLSNDGHFKSTANLSHMAQWESARLEAEARLVKQSKVCSLNSTFGPPSSSMHLDIHNNNKAWNGILDNGNGIGDSESSSSTLSTNRLKDNPTSFYELVVGGSNSNEDSLHEEYEVVPEYKDEKNGMGQGVNDMTIPTIDNTWTTEPLQSSNDNDQHVPNGNFLEHFTDLLLCSKNSFTDRCSLITRSDNNSDIDLVCNDKNDRPTHQIIDDCYEDKNKIYWDNILNMANASPSNPLMF from the exons ATGAGAAGCTCTTGGCTTACATTCAAGAACATGGTCATGGAAGCTGGAGAGCTTTGCCTTCAAAAGCTG AAAATTACACATACTACAGGGCTGCAAAGATGTGGGAAAAGTTGCAGGTTGAGGTGGATAAACTATCTTAGACCTGATATAAAGAGAGGAAAATTCACTCTTCAAGAAGAACAGACCATAATTCAGCTTCATGCTCTGTTGGGTAACag ATGGTCGGCCATTGCCACTCACTTATCAAAAAGAACGGATAATGAAATCAAGAATTACTGGAATACCCATCTCAAAAAACGGCTGATAAAAATGGGGATTGATCCTGTTAGCCACAAGCCCAAAAACGATACCCTTTTGTCCAACGATGGTCATTTCAAGAGCACAGCTAATTTGAGCCACATGGCTCAGTGGGAGAGTGCAAGGCTCGAAGCTGAAGCCAGATTGGTGaaacaatcaaaggtatgttcACTCAACTCTACATTTGGGCCACCTTCGAGCTCGATGCACCTTGatatacataataataataaggcCTGGAATGGAATTCTTGATAACGGGAATGGAATTGGAGATTCGGAATCATCATCATCCACACTTTCTACCAACAGACTCAAAGATAACCCCACAAGTTTTTACGAGTTAGTTGTTGGGGGTAGCAATAGCAATGAGGACAGTTTACATGAAGAATACGAGGTAGTTCCGGAATACAAAGATGAGAAGAATGGAATGGGTCAAGGAGTTAATGACATGACCATACCTACCATAGATAACACATGGACGACTGAGCCATTGCAATCAAGCAACGATAATGACCAACATGTGCCGAATGGAAATTTCTTGGAACATTTTACGGATCTTTTGTTATGCAGTAAGAACAGCTTCACTGATCGTTGCAGTTTAATAACCAGATCTGACAACAATTCAGATATTGATCTTGTTTGCAATGACAAAAACGATAGACCTACTCATCAAATTATCGATGACTGTTATGAAGACAAGAACAAGATTTATTGGGATAACATTCTTAATATGGCAAATGCTTCACCATCTAATCCTCTTATGTTTTAG